Below is a window of Fusobacterium perfoetens DNA.
AGAGGGACTTATTTATTTGAGAGAGGCTTGTGATAAATATGGTTTACTTCTTTGTACAGAGATAATGGACGGAAAAAATATAGATAAAGTATGTAAGTACGCTGATATTTTACAAGTTGGAACAAGAAATATGCAAAACTTTTCTTTATTAAAAGATTTGGGAAAAGCCGATAAACCTATTTTTTTAAAAAGAGGTATGAGTGCTACTATAACAGAATTTTTAATGGCTGTTGAATATTTGATTGCCTATGGAAATAAAAATATAATTCTTTGTGAAAGAGGTATCAGAACTTTTGAGAGAATGACAAGAAATACAATAGATATAAATGCTATTGCTATGATAAAAGAGATTTGTCATTTTCCAATACTTATTGATGCAAGTCACGGAACAGGAATAAGAACTCTTGTTGAGCCAATAACTCTTTCAGGCATTATGGCAGGGGCTAGTGGTTGTATGATAGAAGTTCACGAAAATCCTTGTTGTGCTTTATCAGATGGTGACCAAACTTTAAATTTTGAAGATTTTTCAAAAACTTGTAAAAAAATCTTTAAAACTTATGAATTTAAAAAAAGTTTATAAAAATAAAATCCAAGTGACTGAAATTTCAGAAACTTGGATTTTTTATTATTTTTTACTAGAGAACCAGTAAACTAC
It encodes the following:
- the aroF gene encoding 3-deoxy-7-phosphoheptulonate synthase, which encodes MYIKFKKNITNEVVEKAKKIIESCGLGTLDIFDEEIRKVGILGNNKKNLVELLEDDKEVSQGIDKIMEISVPYKFSSREFKKSDTIIKIKDVEIGGDDFILIAGPCSVENREMVMKIAKEVKENGGKILRGGAFKPRTSPYDFQGLEEEGLIYLREACDKYGLLLCTEIMDGKNIDKVCKYADILQVGTRNMQNFSLLKDLGKADKPIFLKRGMSATITEFLMAVEYLIAYGNKNIILCERGIRTFERMTRNTIDINAIAMIKEICHFPILIDASHGTGIRTLVEPITLSGIMAGASGCMIEVHENPCCALSDGDQTLNFEDFSKTCKKIFKTYEFKKSL